One window from the genome of Pseudomonas frederiksbergensis encodes:
- a CDS encoding cysteine hydrolase family protein, giving the protein MSKQALIVVDIQNDYFPQGKWPLVGADTAADNAARLIAAFRQAGDSVVHIRHEFTSDDAPFFTPGSKGAQLHPKVLNHADEPVVLKHFVNSFRETELQAILQQHGIERLVVVGSMSHMCIDGIARAAADMGYEVTVVHDACASRDLEFNGLVVPAAHVHAAFMSALGFAYANVVSTEQLLAVGRP; this is encoded by the coding sequence ATGTCCAAGCAAGCGCTCATCGTAGTCGATATCCAGAACGACTACTTCCCCCAGGGAAAATGGCCACTGGTCGGTGCCGACACCGCCGCCGATAACGCCGCCCGGTTGATCGCAGCCTTTCGCCAGGCCGGCGACAGCGTGGTGCACATCCGCCACGAATTCACATCCGACGACGCGCCTTTCTTCACCCCAGGCTCCAAAGGCGCACAGTTGCACCCCAAGGTACTCAACCACGCCGATGAGCCAGTGGTGCTCAAGCACTTCGTCAATTCATTTCGCGAAACCGAACTGCAAGCGATCCTCCAACAGCACGGCATCGAGCGGTTGGTTGTCGTCGGTAGCATGAGCCACATGTGCATCGACGGCATTGCCCGCGCTGCGGCGGACATGGGCTACGAAGTCACGGTGGTGCACGACGCCTGTGCCAGCCGCGACCTGGAATTCAACGGCCTCGTCGTCCCTGCTGCCCATGTCCACGCTGCGTTCATGTCGGCGCTGGGGTTTGCCTATGCGAATGTGGTGAGTACCGAGCAGTTGCTGGCTGTCGGTAGGCCTTAA
- a CDS encoding lysylphosphatidylglycerol synthase domain-containing protein → MNHSEAHTAPRDAHAPEQTKPKSRWSRWKRPLTLAFFLLLIVLFTALARRIDWSEVFTTLADFKLRTLVIAAALTITSFITYACFDLIGRTYIRQKLGWRQILPVGVISYAFNLNLSAWVGGIAMRYRLYSRLGVSTGNIAKILGLSLATNWFGYMTLAGVVFSSGLVTMPPGWKLSSNALQGVGVLLLLASASYLLACRFSRRRAWTVRGMEINLPSLRMAVLQLALGALNWSLMAAVIFTLLPSKLEYPVVLGVLLISSIAGVITHIPAGLGVLEAVFVALLQHEVSRGSLIAGLIAYRAIYFILPLLITVVMYLVIEAKAKALRVKPGVK, encoded by the coding sequence ATGAACCACTCTGAAGCGCACACCGCGCCGAGAGACGCCCATGCGCCGGAACAGACCAAGCCAAAATCGCGCTGGAGTCGCTGGAAACGCCCGCTGACCCTGGCCTTTTTCCTGCTGCTTATCGTGCTGTTCACCGCGTTGGCGCGGCGCATCGACTGGTCCGAAGTCTTTACGACGCTGGCGGATTTCAAGCTGCGCACGCTGGTCATCGCGGCCGCGCTGACCATCACCAGTTTTATTACCTACGCCTGCTTCGACCTGATCGGCCGTACGTACATCCGACAGAAACTGGGTTGGCGGCAGATCTTGCCGGTGGGGGTGATCAGCTATGCCTTCAATCTCAACCTCAGCGCCTGGGTCGGTGGCATCGCCATGCGCTATAGGCTGTATTCGCGGCTGGGGGTGAGCACAGGCAATATCGCCAAGATCCTTGGCCTAAGCCTCGCCACCAACTGGTTCGGTTATATGACGTTGGCCGGCGTGGTTTTCAGCAGCGGCCTGGTGACCATGCCGCCGGGTTGGAAGCTGAGCAGCAATGCCCTGCAAGGCGTGGGCGTGCTGTTGTTGCTGGCAAGCGCCAGCTACCTGCTGGCCTGCCGCTTCTCCAGGCGCCGGGCCTGGACGGTTCGCGGGATGGAAATCAACCTGCCTTCCCTGCGCATGGCCGTGCTGCAACTGGCACTGGGTGCGTTGAATTGGTCGTTGATGGCGGCGGTGATCTTTACGTTGCTGCCGAGCAAGCTCGAATACCCGGTGGTGCTCGGGGTCCTGTTGATCAGCAGCATCGCCGGGGTCATCACGCACATTCCTGCCGGGCTCGGGGTGCTGGAGGCGGTGTTCGTCGCGCTGTTGCAGCATGAGGTATCGCGAGGCAGCCTGATCGCGGGATTGATTGCCTACCGGGCGATCTATTTCATCTTGCCGTTGTTGATCACGGTGGTGATGTACCTGGTGATCGAGGCGAAGGCAAAGGCGCTGCGGGTCAAGCCTGGAGTCAAGTGA
- a CDS encoding GlxA family transcriptional regulator has protein sequence MAQERAFVELGVLIYPGAQMAAVHGLTDLFAVADGIAAEHASAQLRRLRVSHWQTAGGELPSRVFASDAGPDLPLVALLIPPSIAGFNENVATPPLMDWLRAQHASGTVLGGVCVGSILLAESGLLDGRSATTHWTSAKTFAARYPKIKLDADKPMVDDGDLITTAGLMAWSELGLRLVDRLLGPSIATRTAQFLVIEHSDSASQCGSNFAPILGHGDGAILKVQHWLQRSGAVDVSLGAMAEQAGLEERTFLRRFRAATGLKPTEYCQHLRVGKAREMLEFTNGTIDHIAWTVGYQDPSAFRATFKKITGLAPSDYRARFGVSPQNAGRS, from the coding sequence ATGGCGCAGGAAAGGGCGTTCGTCGAACTCGGCGTGCTGATCTACCCCGGCGCGCAAATGGCCGCGGTGCACGGTTTGACCGATCTGTTCGCCGTGGCGGATGGCATCGCGGCGGAGCACGCCAGTGCGCAACTGCGGCGGCTGCGCGTGAGCCACTGGCAGACGGCGGGCGGTGAATTGCCGTCGCGGGTGTTTGCCAGTGATGCCGGTCCGGACCTGCCCTTGGTCGCGTTGCTGATCCCTCCATCGATTGCAGGCTTCAATGAAAACGTTGCCACGCCGCCGCTGATGGATTGGCTCCGGGCGCAGCACGCCAGCGGCACGGTTCTGGGCGGGGTTTGCGTCGGCTCGATCCTGCTGGCCGAAAGCGGTTTGCTGGACGGGCGCAGCGCGACGACCCACTGGACCTCGGCCAAGACCTTTGCGGCGCGCTATCCGAAGATCAAGCTCGACGCCGACAAACCCATGGTCGATGACGGCGACCTGATCACCACCGCCGGGCTCATGGCCTGGTCGGAGCTCGGGCTGCGGCTCGTGGACCGCTTGCTCGGGCCCAGCATCGCCACGCGCACCGCGCAATTTCTGGTGATCGAACACAGCGACAGCGCGAGCCAGTGCGGCAGTAATTTTGCGCCGATCCTCGGGCATGGCGATGGTGCGATCCTGAAGGTACAGCACTGGTTGCAACGCAGCGGCGCGGTGGATGTTTCCCTTGGCGCAATGGCCGAACAGGCAGGGCTGGAGGAGCGCACCTTCCTTCGCCGGTTTCGTGCGGCCACCGGCCTCAAGCCCACCGAATACTGCCAGCACCTGCGGGTTGGCAAGGCCCGGGAAATGCTGGAGTTCACCAATGGCACCATCGATCACATCGCCTGGACCGTCGGTTACCAGGATCCGTCGGCCTTTCGAGCGACTTTCAAGAAAATCACCGGGCTGGCGCCGAGTGACTATCGGGCCAGGTTTGGCGTAAGCCCTCAAAACGCCGGCAGAAGCTGA
- the clsB gene encoding cardiolipin synthase ClsB, which yields MSATMNKATVEKVEVPPTERNPALADIEYGWHGNNRVTLLENGEEYFPRVFEAIRRAQEEILLETFILFEDKVGFELRDLLVDAAKRGVRITVNLDGFGCGELTTDFLASLSDAGIRLQMFDPAPRHLGIRTNWFRRLHRKIVVVDGVIAFIGGINFSADHLGDFGPEAKQDYSVEIKGPAVVDIHHFALLQTGRPARAKYWWQRRRSRRTELAFNDHDGQVRLVYRDNHEHQTDIEEVYLQVLRSARRRVVIANAYFFPGYRLLREIRNAARRGVEVRLILQGQPDMMIAKLAARMLYNYLLKAGVTIYEYCERPLHGKVALVDEDWSTVGSSNLDPLSLSLNLEANVLIRDRGFNRELFERLDHLSRNHCTVMPENHAPRGLLWRMTIGFMVFHFLRHFPAWAGWLPAHKPRLKPFSPPTAVRSEPHEPL from the coding sequence ATGAGCGCGACGATGAACAAGGCAACGGTGGAAAAAGTCGAGGTGCCGCCGACCGAACGCAACCCGGCGCTGGCCGATATCGAATACGGCTGGCACGGCAATAACCGCGTCACGCTCCTGGAAAACGGCGAGGAATATTTCCCACGGGTTTTCGAGGCGATTCGCCGGGCCCAGGAAGAAATTCTCCTGGAGACGTTCATTCTGTTCGAGGACAAGGTCGGCTTCGAACTGCGGGACCTCTTGGTGGATGCGGCCAAGCGCGGCGTACGCATCACCGTCAACCTCGACGGGTTCGGTTGCGGCGAGCTGACCACCGACTTCCTGGCCTCGTTGAGCGATGCCGGGATACGCCTGCAGATGTTCGATCCGGCCCCGCGGCACTTGGGCATCCGCACCAACTGGTTCCGCCGCCTGCACCGCAAGATCGTGGTGGTGGATGGCGTGATCGCATTCATCGGCGGGATTAACTTTTCCGCTGACCACCTGGGCGACTTCGGCCCCGAAGCCAAGCAGGATTATTCGGTGGAAATCAAAGGCCCGGCGGTGGTGGACATCCATCACTTCGCGCTGCTGCAAACCGGGCGTCCGGCCCGGGCCAAGTATTGGTGGCAACGTCGCCGCAGCCGCCGCACCGAGCTGGCCTTCAATGACCATGACGGCCAGGTGCGCCTGGTCTATCGCGATAACCACGAGCATCAAACCGACATCGAGGAGGTCTACCTGCAAGTGCTGCGCAGCGCCCGGCGCCGGGTGGTAATTGCCAATGCCTATTTCTTCCCCGGTTATCGGTTGTTGCGCGAGATCCGTAATGCCGCGCGACGTGGTGTGGAGGTGCGGCTGATCCTGCAAGGGCAACCGGACATGATGATCGCCAAGCTCGCGGCACGGATGCTCTACAACTATCTGCTCAAGGCCGGCGTGACGATCTATGAATATTGCGAGCGACCGCTGCACGGCAAGGTCGCCCTGGTGGATGAGGACTGGAGCACCGTCGGTTCGAGCAACCTCGACCCGTTGAGCCTGTCGCTGAACCTGGAAGCCAACGTGCTGATCCGCGACCGCGGGTTTAACCGCGAACTGTTCGAGCGCCTCGATCACTTGAGCCGCAATCACTGCACTGTCATGCCGGAGAACCATGCCCCGCGTGGGCTGCTCTGGCGCATGACCATCGGTTTCATGGTGTTCCACTTCCTGCGTCATTTTCCGGCTTGGGCCGGATGGCTGCCGGCCCATAAACCGCGTCTGAAACCTTTTTCACCGCCGACGGCGGTCCGGAGCGAACCCCATGAACCACTCTGA
- a CDS encoding single-stranded DNA-binding protein produces MARGVNKVILVGTCGQDPEVRYLPNGNAVTNLSLATSEQWTDKQTGQKVEKTEWHRVSMFGKVAEIAGEYLRKGSQVYIEGKLQTREWEKDGIKRYTTEIVVDMQGTMQLLGGRPQGDQQQGGNNYQQSAPRQQAPRPQSAPQPQRERPAPQQAAPQPAPDFDSFDDDIPF; encoded by the coding sequence ATGGCCCGTGGGGTTAACAAAGTCATATTGGTCGGTACTTGCGGCCAGGATCCAGAAGTTCGCTACCTGCCTAACGGCAACGCCGTGACCAACCTGAGCCTGGCGACCAGCGAACAATGGACCGACAAGCAAACCGGCCAGAAGGTCGAGAAGACCGAATGGCACCGCGTGTCGATGTTCGGCAAAGTGGCCGAGATTGCCGGCGAATACCTGCGCAAGGGTTCGCAGGTCTACATCGAAGGCAAGCTGCAGACTCGCGAGTGGGAAAAAGACGGCATCAAGCGCTACACCACCGAAATCGTGGTCGACATGCAAGGCACCATGCAATTGCTCGGCGGCCGTCCGCAAGGCGACCAGCAGCAAGGTGGCAACAACTACCAGCAGTCGGCTCCGCGTCAGCAAGCCCCTCGTCCGCAGTCGGCGCCACAGCCACAGCGCGAACGCCCGGCTCCGCAACAGGCCGCGCCGCAGCCGGCTCCGGATTTCGACAGCTTTGATGACGATATTCCGTTCTGA
- a CDS encoding DUF3182 family protein: MTQIPRDKCVVAHSVNPQAPLHEVETNRALARWLANILGLEYGGSYDSHKHAGRDLYLLPTQTLIGPEAALRLGVKGPDDLWGGYVDHDFICTKAIAHGLLNKDAVAPKGWSPLFAKLTRGVVLDGVSVFSLKDARQAAEHLLYAGPIRFKPIHACAGRGQRVIRSVAQFDEIVAAPDAQALFSEGIVLEQNLSEVKTQSVGQSFINGKVLSYCGVQHLTRDNEGEEVYGGSDLLVAQGGYIELLGLELPDDVREAVRLAQVFDDAANQAFPSFFASRRNYDIAQGTDTGGQPRGGVLEQSWRMGGASSAELAALQVFVEDPSIRAVRVSSIETYTDQPLPPGATEVYRGAAENGDFLLKYVTVQSYDG, translated from the coding sequence ATGACCCAGATCCCTCGTGACAAATGTGTAGTGGCCCACTCGGTCAATCCCCAGGCACCGCTGCATGAAGTCGAGACCAACCGGGCACTGGCGCGCTGGTTGGCGAACATCCTTGGCCTGGAATACGGCGGCAGCTATGACAGCCACAAACACGCCGGGCGAGATTTGTACCTGCTGCCCACACAAACCCTGATCGGGCCGGAGGCTGCGTTGCGCCTGGGCGTCAAGGGACCGGATGACCTGTGGGGCGGTTACGTCGACCACGATTTCATCTGCACCAAGGCGATTGCCCATGGTCTGTTGAACAAGGACGCAGTCGCGCCGAAGGGCTGGTCACCGCTGTTCGCCAAGCTGACCCGGGGCGTCGTGCTCGACGGCGTCAGCGTGTTTTCGCTCAAGGATGCGCGCCAGGCCGCCGAGCATTTGCTGTACGCCGGGCCGATCCGCTTCAAGCCCATCCATGCTTGCGCCGGACGTGGCCAGCGGGTCATCCGGAGCGTCGCGCAATTCGATGAAATCGTCGCGGCTCCAGACGCCCAGGCATTGTTCAGCGAGGGCATCGTGCTGGAACAGAATCTCAGTGAGGTCAAGACCCAGAGCGTCGGCCAAAGCTTCATCAACGGCAAGGTCTTGAGCTACTGCGGCGTACAGCACCTGACCCGCGACAACGAAGGGGAAGAAGTCTACGGCGGTTCTGACCTGTTGGTGGCGCAAGGTGGCTACATCGAGCTTCTCGGCCTGGAATTGCCGGACGATGTGCGCGAAGCGGTGCGGCTGGCGCAGGTATTCGATGATGCCGCCAACCAGGCTTTCCCATCGTTCTTTGCGTCGCGGCGCAACTATGACATCGCCCAAGGGACGGACACCGGTGGCCAGCCTCGCGGCGGCGTGCTGGAGCAATCCTGGCGAATGGGCGGCGCCAGCAGCGCGGAGCTTGCCGCATTGCAGGTGTTTGTCGAGGACCCCTCGATCCGCGCGGTTCGGGTGTCCTCGATCGAGACTTACACCGACCAACCGCTGCCGCCGGGCGCCACGGAGGTTTATCGCGGCGCGGCGGAGAATGGTGATTTCCTACTCAAATACGTAACGGTCCAATCCTATGACGGCTAG
- a CDS encoding alpha/beta hydrolase family protein gives MTARSETIQIAIDDEHMNGTFLSPKSKVPGVLFVHGWGGSQERDLERAKGIAGLGCVCLTFDLRGHTGGAGIPLSRVTREDNLRDLLAAYDRLLAHPALDTSAIAVVGTSYGGYLASILTSLRPVRWLALRVPALYRDEQWHTPKRDLDKTDLLDYRSTLVHANTNRALHACSQFTGDVLLVESETDDHVPHATIMSYRAACQQTHSLTHRIIDGADHSLSDPVSQQAYTSILVSWITEMVVGERLSIIQER, from the coding sequence ATGACGGCTAGAAGTGAAACAATCCAGATTGCGATTGATGATGAGCATATGAACGGGACCTTCCTCAGCCCCAAGTCGAAGGTTCCCGGCGTGTTGTTTGTCCACGGTTGGGGCGGCAGCCAGGAGCGTGATCTTGAACGGGCCAAGGGCATTGCCGGCCTGGGCTGCGTGTGCCTGACCTTCGATTTGCGCGGGCACACCGGGGGCGCAGGAATTCCCCTGTCACGGGTCACCCGCGAGGACAACCTGCGCGACCTGCTGGCGGCCTACGACCGGTTGCTCGCCCACCCGGCCCTCGACACCTCGGCGATTGCCGTGGTCGGCACCAGCTACGGTGGATATCTGGCCTCGATCCTGACCTCGTTGCGACCGGTGCGCTGGCTGGCCCTGCGGGTGCCGGCGCTGTACCGCGACGAGCAATGGCACACGCCCAAGCGCGATCTGGATAAAACCGATCTGCTGGATTATCGCAGCACCCTGGTCCACGCCAATACCAACCGCGCCTTGCACGCGTGCTCGCAGTTCACCGGCGATGTGCTGCTGGTGGAGTCCGAAACCGACGACCATGTGCCCCATGCCACCATCATGAGCTACCGCGCCGCCTGCCAGCAGACTCATTCGCTGACCCACCGGATCATCGACGGCGCCGACCATTCCCTGAGCGACCCCGTGTCACAACAGGCCTACACCTCGATCCTGGTGAGCTGGATCACGGAAATGGTGGTGGGCGAACGGTTGAGCATCATTCAGGAGCGGTAG
- a CDS encoding endonuclease/exonuclease/phosphatase family protein: MSTPESSEATREPLQDSAQRLLDQVNRFTVLTVNTHKGFTALNRRFILPELREAVRSVSADVVFLQEVHGAHEHHPQRYSNWPSIPQYEFLADTLWPQFAYGRNAVYPAGDHGNALLSKFQIIRHDNLDVSISGHESRGMLHSVLRLPNGDGGRDVHAICVHLGLREGHRVAQLKLLCQRLGELPPEAPVIVAGDFNDWRGKANDLLAPCGLREVFAEQWGKPARSFPARLPILRLDRIYVRNLKAHHAQVLNVRPWSHLSDHAPLSVEIEL, from the coding sequence ATGAGCACGCCAGAATCGAGCGAAGCCACCCGCGAGCCGTTGCAGGATTCGGCGCAGCGGCTGCTCGATCAAGTCAATCGATTCACGGTGCTGACGGTCAATACGCACAAAGGCTTCACCGCGCTGAACCGACGTTTCATCCTGCCGGAACTGCGCGAAGCGGTGCGCAGCGTGTCGGCCGACGTGGTGTTCCTGCAAGAAGTGCATGGCGCCCATGAGCACCATCCCCAGCGCTACAGCAACTGGCCGAGCATTCCGCAATATGAATTCCTCGCCGACACCCTCTGGCCGCAGTTCGCCTACGGGCGCAACGCCGTGTACCCCGCAGGTGACCATGGCAACGCGTTGCTGTCGAAATTCCAGATCATCCGCCACGACAACCTCGACGTGTCCATCAGCGGCCATGAAAGCCGCGGCATGCTGCACAGCGTGTTGCGCCTGCCGAACGGCGATGGGGGGCGGGATGTGCATGCGATTTGCGTCCATCTGGGGCTGCGCGAAGGCCATCGTGTCGCACAGTTGAAGTTGCTTTGCCAACGCCTGGGCGAGCTGCCACCCGAGGCCCCCGTGATTGTCGCGGGGGATTTCAACGATTGGCGCGGCAAGGCCAATGACTTGCTCGCGCCCTGCGGCTTGCGCGAAGTTTTCGCCGAACAGTGGGGCAAACCGGCCCGCAGTTTTCCGGCACGCCTGCCCATCCTGCGGCTGGACCGCATCTATGTGCGCAACCTCAAGGCCCATCACGCCCAAGTCCTGAATGTACGGCCCTGGTCGCACCTTTCCGACCACGCACCGCTGTCGGTGGAGATCGAATTATGA
- a CDS encoding MFS transporter: protein MHDPHSERMSSGETRAASGLALVFAFRMLGMFMVLPVLATYGMDLAGATPALIGLAIGAYGLTQAIFQIPFGIISDRIGRRPVIYLGLIVFALGSVLAANADSIWGVIAGRILQGAGAISAAVMALLSDLTREQHRTKAMAMIGMTIGLSFAVAMVVGPLLTRAFGLSGLFLATGAMALVGILIVAVIVPRSTGPLQHRESGVARQALVPTLKHPDLLRLDLGIFVLHAMLMSSFVALPLALVKKAGLPKEQHWWVYLTALVISFFAMIPFIIYGEKRRKMKRVLLGAVVTLMLTELFFWQFGDSLRALVIGTVVFFTAFNLLEASLPSLISKVSPAGGKGTAMGVYSTSQFLGSALGGILGGWLFQHGGLSVVFLGCAALAALWLAFAVTMREPPYVTSLRLPLSPEAIREAGLAERLRAVVGVTDAVVVADEAAVYIKLDTELLDRATLERLVNNPAPAACEA, encoded by the coding sequence ATGCACGATCCCCACAGCGAACGCATGAGTAGCGGCGAGACCCGCGCGGCAAGCGGCCTGGCCCTGGTGTTCGCCTTTCGCATGCTGGGCATGTTCATGGTGTTGCCGGTACTGGCGACCTATGGCATGGACCTGGCGGGCGCGACCCCGGCCCTCATCGGGTTGGCGATCGGCGCCTACGGCCTGACCCAGGCCATTTTCCAGATTCCCTTTGGCATTATTTCCGACCGTATCGGTCGCCGTCCGGTCATTTATCTTGGCCTCATCGTCTTCGCCCTCGGCAGCGTGCTCGCGGCGAATGCGGACTCGATCTGGGGCGTGATTGCCGGCCGGATCCTGCAAGGGGCGGGTGCGATTTCCGCCGCCGTCATGGCCCTGCTGTCAGACTTGACCCGCGAACAGCACCGGACAAAAGCCATGGCGATGATCGGCATGACGATTGGTCTGTCGTTCGCCGTCGCCATGGTCGTAGGACCGTTGTTGACGCGAGCCTTTGGCTTGTCAGGCCTGTTCCTGGCAACCGGTGCCATGGCATTGGTCGGTATCCTGATCGTTGCGGTCATCGTGCCGCGCTCCACGGGGCCTTTGCAGCACCGCGAATCCGGTGTGGCCCGCCAGGCGTTGGTGCCGACCCTCAAGCATCCTGACCTGCTGCGCCTGGACCTGGGCATCTTCGTGCTCCATGCCATGCTGATGTCCAGCTTCGTGGCCCTGCCACTGGCACTTGTGAAAAAGGCCGGCCTGCCCAAGGAGCAGCATTGGTGGGTGTACCTGACGGCACTGGTCATTTCGTTCTTCGCGATGATCCCGTTCATCATCTATGGTGAAAAGCGACGCAAAATGAAACGAGTTTTACTCGGCGCCGTCGTGACGCTCATGCTCACTGAGCTATTCTTCTGGCAGTTCGGCGACAGCCTACGGGCCTTGGTGATCGGCACTGTGGTGTTCTTCACCGCGTTCAACCTGCTGGAGGCATCGCTGCCGTCGTTGATCAGCAAGGTTTCACCGGCGGGCGGCAAGGGCACGGCGATGGGGGTTTATTCCACCAGCCAATTCCTGGGTTCGGCACTGGGCGGCATCCTCGGCGGCTGGTTGTTCCAGCACGGCGGTTTGTCGGTTGTGTTCCTGGGATGTGCCGCGCTGGCTGCACTTTGGTTGGCCTTTGCTGTTACCATGCGCGAACCTCCGTATGTGACGAGCCTGCGCTTGCCGTTGTCGCCCGAAGCCATCCGCGAAGCAGGCCTGGCCGAGCGCCTCAGGGCCGTCGTTGGAGTAACCGATGCAGTGGTGGTCGCCGACGAGGCGGCCGTGTATATCAAACTGGACACCGAATTATTGGATCGTGCGACGCTTGAGCGCCTGGTGAACAACCCGGCCCCGGCAGCGTGCGAAGCCTAG